A single genomic interval of Sphingobium sp. EM0848 harbors:
- a CDS encoding TetR/AcrR family transcriptional regulator: MIELDIPERDGGYSKGNETRELILRTALEILIEEGYRAMSMRRVAIACGMKFGNLTYHYRSREDLVRELLEAVIRSYEVEFDQIVHMSSASAQERLQRICTFILEDIRSKKTTRIFPELWALSNHDAFVLARVQELYGRARAPLIEIVGDIRPDLPIADREAIALFISASMEGMTPFAGYEKPFEPLMPKLSDIAIHSFVSLVETFGRDSN; this comes from the coding sequence ATGATCGAACTCGACATCCCAGAACGCGACGGCGGCTATTCCAAGGGAAATGAGACACGCGAACTCATCCTTCGCACCGCTCTCGAAATCCTGATCGAGGAAGGGTATCGCGCCATGAGCATGCGGCGAGTCGCGATCGCCTGCGGAATGAAATTTGGCAATCTCACCTATCATTATCGCAGCCGGGAAGACCTTGTCCGCGAACTGCTCGAGGCTGTCATCCGCAGCTATGAGGTGGAATTCGACCAGATCGTCCACATGTCCAGCGCTTCGGCGCAGGAGCGGCTGCAGCGGATTTGCACCTTCATATTGGAGGATATCCGTAGCAAGAAGACGACGCGTATTTTCCCCGAACTATGGGCACTTTCCAACCATGACGCCTTCGTCCTGGCGCGAGTTCAGGAGCTTTACGGTCGCGCCCGTGCACCGCTGATCGAGATTGTAGGCGATATCCGTCCCGATTTGCCGATAGCCGACCGCGAAGCCATCGCCCTTTTCATTTCGGCCTCCATGGAGGGGATGACCCCATTTGCCGGCTATGAAAAGCCATTTGAGCCGCTGATGCCCAAGCTGAGCGATATCGCCATTCATTCATTTGTTTCGCTCGTTGAGACCTTTGGTCGCGACAGTAATTGA
- a CDS encoding MauE/DoxX family redox-associated membrane protein: MAALPLFLAMLLGMSAVHKAVDRERLALAAARLAGARQQAGPLLLIAAGAAEMTAALCWLVPALRLVGAVIAIALWAGYALALLRRRGQSLDCGCDLVARERPVGLAQILRPVALALLAAGAVLVPQAPFTLDAPFAAAAFLALFLGASEILAIPQPSWRKN, encoded by the coding sequence ATGGCGGCGCTGCCTCTCTTCCTCGCGATGCTGCTGGGTATGTCGGCGGTGCACAAGGCGGTGGACCGCGAGCGGCTCGCTCTGGCCGCGGCGCGTCTGGCCGGGGCTCGCCAGCAGGCCGGGCCGCTGCTGCTGATCGCGGCGGGAGCGGCAGAAATGACCGCCGCGCTATGCTGGCTGGTGCCGGCCTTGCGCCTTGTCGGGGCAGTCATCGCTATCGCGCTCTGGGCAGGCTATGCGCTGGCCTTGCTGCGCCGTCGCGGTCAGTCGCTTGATTGCGGATGCGATCTGGTGGCACGGGAACGGCCCGTCGGTCTGGCGCAGATCCTGCGGCCGGTCGCGCTGGCGCTGTTGGCTGCTGGAGCGGTTCTTGTCCCGCAGGCGCCGTTCACGCTGGACGCGCCCTTCGCCGCCGCCGCTTTTCTGGCGCTCTTTCTGGGCGCTTCGGAAATTCTCGCCATTCCCCAGCCTTCGTGGAGGAAAAACTGA
- a CDS encoding cytochrome C, protein MKGAPLVLTAFAAMTVALAARAGEQPIPGVTNAAQAHQDYILKCQGCHRPDGGGDDRSNPPMRGIVGRFLTVPGGREFVGQVPGVATVNLDDRRLAELVNWTLHRFDAEHLPPDFRPYTAEEIGALRRNPLRLDRVATRARLVAEFENAGSEQGKP, encoded by the coding sequence ATGAAAGGTGCGCCGCTCGTCCTGACGGCCTTTGCTGCGATGACCGTAGCGCTGGCGGCGCGGGCGGGCGAGCAGCCGATACCGGGTGTCACCAATGCCGCCCAGGCCCATCAGGACTATATATTGAAGTGTCAGGGCTGCCATCGCCCGGACGGTGGTGGAGATGACCGTTCCAACCCGCCGATGCGCGGCATTGTCGGCCGTTTCCTGACGGTGCCGGGCGGGCGGGAATTTGTCGGCCAGGTGCCCGGCGTTGCGACCGTCAATCTGGACGACAGGCGGCTGGCGGAACTGGTCAACTGGACGTTGCACAGATTCGACGCAGAGCATCTGCCTCCCGATTTCAGGCCCTATACGGCCGAGGAAATCGGCGCGCTGCGGCGCAATCCCCTGCGGCTCGACCGCGTCGCTACAAGAGCGCGGCTGGTCGCAGAATTTGAAAATGCAGGATCGGAACAGGGAAAACCATGA
- a CDS encoding cytochrome c, with product MRPLLSVLPVAFMAFAPAHAAPDGATIYNRCAACHTRTGAGVPGAYPPLNADFRLLAARPEGRRYLALAVIKGLNGPIMVEGKPYRGMMPAQGGLDDAGIAAVLNHVGGTIAKAGPAFRPFTDKEVAGYRAGGGGLSAADVAKLHEGAGGK from the coding sequence ATGAGGCCGCTTCTGTCCGTTCTGCCGGTCGCGTTCATGGCCTTCGCGCCTGCCCATGCCGCGCCTGATGGTGCGACCATCTATAACCGTTGCGCTGCCTGCCACACCCGGACGGGAGCAGGCGTGCCGGGGGCCTATCCGCCGCTCAATGCCGATTTTCGCTTGCTGGCGGCCAGGCCGGAAGGACGCCGCTATCTGGCGCTGGCCGTGATCAAGGGGCTGAATGGCCCGATCATGGTGGAGGGCAAGCCCTATCGCGGCATGATGCCTGCGCAGGGCGGGCTGGACGATGCGGGCATCGCGGCCGTGCTGAACCATGTCGGCGGCACCATCGCCAAGGCTGGCCCGGCCTTTCGCCCCTTCACCGACAAGGAGGTCGCCGGTTATCGGGCGGGTGGCGGCGGATTGAGTGCTGCAGATGTCGCGAAGCTGCATGAAGGAGCGGGCGGCAAATGA
- a CDS encoding methylamine dehydrogenase, whose product MLTSQILLWAAVVAQALLIAALARQVGILHERIAPAGALTLHQGVKIGETATPMDVTTIDNAKLTIGGKRDGRSQLLFFASPDCSICKSLMPVLRSAARAEADWIDVVIAGDGSKSAYRAMATEHGLEGLPLILSEALGRAYGVAKLPYAVLLDEGGKVASLGLINSREHLESLFEAKERGVASIQDFLARRRKEA is encoded by the coding sequence ATGCTGACTTCCCAGATTTTGCTGTGGGCGGCGGTCGTTGCCCAGGCGCTGCTCATCGCCGCACTCGCGCGGCAGGTCGGTATCCTGCACGAGCGGATCGCCCCAGCCGGTGCACTAACCCTGCATCAGGGCGTGAAGATCGGTGAAACGGCGACGCCGATGGATGTCACCACCATTGACAATGCAAAGCTCACCATCGGGGGCAAGCGAGACGGGCGTAGCCAGCTTCTCTTCTTTGCCTCTCCGGACTGTTCGATCTGCAAGTCGCTGATGCCAGTACTGCGGTCGGCTGCGCGGGCCGAAGCGGATTGGATCGATGTGGTGATCGCTGGCGACGGGTCGAAGTCCGCCTATCGCGCCATGGCGACCGAGCATGGGCTGGAGGGGTTGCCGCTAATATTGTCCGAGGCGCTGGGCCGGGCCTACGGCGTGGCGAAGCTGCCCTATGCGGTCCTGCTGGATGAAGGTGGCAAGGTTGCCTCTCTGGGCCTCATCAACAGCCGCGAGCATCTGGAAAGCCTGTTCGAGGCGAAGGAGCGCGGTGTCGCGTCGATCCAGGATTTCCTCGCCCGTCGCCGGAAGGAGGCCTGA
- a CDS encoding Fic family protein → MRRIRPIFTANEAVNMTYIHELPSWPNFTWRDERLATRLGAVRHQQGRLIGHMSALGFDMRNEAVLATLTQDVLKSSEIEGEHLNQDQVRSSIARRLGMDIAGLVPADRNVEGVVEMMLDATQNYAAPLTTDRLFAWHAAMFPTGRSGMTAITVGGWRIDETGAMQVVSGPIGRERVHYEAPAATRLELEMDGFVRWFESDIGIDPVIKAGIAHLWFVNVHPFDDGNGRIARAIADLALARAEHTAQRFYSMSAQIRQERKIYYDLLEATQKGDLDITSWLEWFLDCLGRAFDGAQQTLSAVLSKARFWERFGDVPMNDRQRDMINRLLNGFEGKLNSSKWAKITKVSSDTALRDIQDLVEKAIFIRDEGGGRSTSYSLSDFN, encoded by the coding sequence ATGCGGCGAATAAGACCTATATTCACCGCAAATGAAGCGGTGAATATGACGTACATCCACGAACTTCCTTCATGGCCGAACTTTACGTGGCGAGACGAACGACTCGCAACCAGGCTGGGTGCGGTCCGTCACCAGCAGGGCCGACTGATCGGTCATATGAGCGCGTTGGGCTTCGACATGCGGAACGAGGCCGTCCTTGCGACACTTACGCAGGATGTCCTCAAATCCAGCGAGATCGAGGGCGAGCATCTCAATCAAGACCAGGTCCGCTCATCGATCGCGCGTCGTCTGGGGATGGATATCGCCGGGTTGGTTCCAGCGGATCGCAATGTCGAGGGCGTGGTCGAAATGATGCTTGACGCCACCCAAAATTATGCCGCACCACTTACCACCGATCGGCTGTTTGCCTGGCATGCTGCGATGTTTCCTACCGGTAGAAGCGGAATGACGGCCATCACTGTCGGCGGGTGGCGTATCGACGAAACGGGGGCCATGCAGGTCGTGTCCGGCCCCATCGGACGCGAGCGCGTGCATTATGAGGCGCCGGCTGCAACCAGGTTGGAGCTGGAGATGGACGGGTTCGTTCGCTGGTTCGAATCCGATATTGGCATCGATCCGGTCATAAAGGCTGGAATCGCACACCTCTGGTTCGTGAATGTCCACCCCTTCGACGATGGCAATGGTCGGATCGCGCGCGCGATCGCCGATCTTGCACTTGCCCGCGCCGAACATACTGCCCAGCGCTTCTACAGCATGTCGGCCCAGATCCGACAGGAACGCAAAATTTATTATGATCTGCTCGAGGCAACGCAGAAAGGCGACCTCGACATAACGTCCTGGCTGGAATGGTTCTTGGATTGCTTAGGTCGTGCCTTCGATGGCGCCCAACAGACCTTGTCCGCGGTGCTAAGCAAAGCGCGTTTCTGGGAACGCTTCGGGGATGTTCCGATGAACGACCGACAGCGGGACATGATCAATCGGTTGCTCAATGGCTTCGAGGGCAAGCTGAACTCGTCGAAATGGGCAAAGATCACAAAGGTCTCCTCCGATACGGCGCTGCGAGACATTCAGGATCTTGTCGAGAAGGCAATTTTCATCCGCGACGAAGGCGGCGGACGAAGCACCAGCTACTCCCTTTCCGATTTCAATTGA
- a CDS encoding methylamine dehydrogenase light chain, with product MAGFDKLTEKLARGVARSTSRRSLLAWLGAGMTGAAAFPALPVARAATHPDAARPEMTSGTMQDPGNQASCDYWRYCAIDGFLCSCCGGTVNSCPPGTEMSPITWIGTCTNPADGRAYIISYNDCCGTTSCGQCLCNRNEGDRPQVRPQSNNDYNWCLGTESSVYNCSVAAIVGTALEQPK from the coding sequence ATGGCCGGTTTTGACAAGCTGACCGAAAAGTTGGCGCGGGGCGTTGCGCGCAGCACGTCCCGTCGTTCACTGCTCGCCTGGCTGGGGGCTGGGATGACAGGCGCAGCCGCCTTTCCCGCCCTGCCGGTGGCGCGCGCTGCCACCCACCCCGATGCCGCGCGCCCGGAAATGACGTCGGGCACGATGCAGGATCCCGGCAATCAGGCGAGCTGCGATTATTGGCGCTATTGCGCGATCGACGGCTTCCTCTGTTCCTGCTGCGGCGGGACGGTGAACAGCTGCCCGCCGGGCACGGAAATGTCGCCGATCACCTGGATCGGCACCTGCACCAACCCGGCGGACGGCCGCGCCTATATCATCAGCTACAATGACTGTTGCGGCACGACATCCTGCGGCCAGTGCCTGTGCAATCGCAACGAGGGCGATCGGCCGCAAGTCCGGCCCCAGTCCAACAACGATTATAATTGGTGCCTGGGCACGGAGAGCAGCGTTTATAATTGCTCGGTCGCGGCGATTGTCGGCACCGCACTGGAGCAGCCGAAATGA
- a CDS encoding amine dehydrogenase large subunit, which translates to MRSIALSALLFAVVSGPALAGTADYPKPLPEEQIPNVGSLPETWPKSWVLIHDLNFASILDGKLAVVDTASPGRPLKGLVRAAQFANELVSPERGEIYTAETFYSRLTRGERTDAITIWDMKSLQPKGEILLPGGKRQLSVTYPNLFQFTNGGKWALVANFTPAQSVTVVDLEGRKVLNEIDLPGCTQIYPSGDRGFSSLCADGSMFSVALDDKGQAASSKSIAKVHDIDKQPLFGTPAMVGRTAWFVSFYGMIQGIDLSGPVARPLPGMFSVGTAAGGAPQWRPGGWQVISADAKGLLYVLMSPNGKEGSHKDGGTEVWVVDPVKKMRLSRIALKGQGLAIAVTHEDKPQLIVARTDGVIDVHDAASGAFVRTLGATVAANPFVIAVP; encoded by the coding sequence ATGCGGTCGATTGCCCTTAGTGCGTTGCTGTTTGCAGTCGTGTCGGGACCTGCGCTGGCAGGCACGGCAGACTATCCCAAACCTCTGCCGGAAGAGCAGATACCTAATGTCGGTAGCCTGCCGGAAACCTGGCCCAAAAGCTGGGTTTTGATCCATGATCTGAACTTTGCCTCGATCCTGGACGGGAAACTGGCGGTGGTCGATACGGCCTCGCCGGGGCGACCACTCAAGGGGTTGGTGCGCGCCGCGCAGTTCGCCAATGAACTGGTGTCGCCCGAGCGCGGAGAGATTTACACTGCGGAAACATTCTACAGCCGCCTGACCCGTGGAGAGCGGACGGATGCGATAACCATATGGGATATGAAATCGCTCCAGCCCAAGGGTGAGATCTTGCTGCCCGGCGGCAAGCGGCAATTGTCTGTCACCTATCCCAATCTGTTCCAGTTCACCAATGGCGGCAAATGGGCGCTTGTTGCCAATTTCACCCCGGCCCAATCCGTCACGGTCGTCGATCTGGAAGGTCGCAAGGTGTTGAACGAGATCGACCTTCCCGGCTGCACGCAAATCTATCCCAGCGGGGATCGCGGCTTCAGCAGCCTGTGCGCCGATGGATCCATGTTCAGCGTGGCTCTGGATGACAAGGGGCAGGCGGCTTCCTCCAAGAGCATCGCCAAGGTCCATGATATCGACAAGCAGCCATTGTTCGGCACTCCGGCGATGGTCGGGCGCACGGCCTGGTTCGTCAGCTTTTATGGCATGATCCAGGGCATCGACCTGTCCGGCCCGGTCGCCCGGCCTTTGCCAGGCATGTTCAGCGTCGGCACGGCGGCAGGCGGTGCGCCGCAATGGCGACCTGGCGGCTGGCAGGTCATTAGCGCCGACGCCAAGGGGTTGCTCTATGTGTTGATGAGCCCCAATGGCAAGGAAGGCAGCCATAAGGACGGCGGAACCGAAGTCTGGGTGGTCGACCCTGTTAAGAAGATGCGCCTGTCACGGATCGCGCTGAAGGGGCAGGGGCTGGCGATCGCGGTTACACATGAGGACAAGCCGCAACTGATCGTCGCGCGGACGGATGGCGTGATTGACGTCCATGACGCGGCGAGCGGTGCCTTCGTTCGCACTTTGGGCGCGACGGTTGCGGCCAACCCCTTTGTGATCGCGGTGCCGTGA
- a CDS encoding helix-turn-helix transcriptional regulator, with translation MTASTSWNERRLATTTIDDAVVRLCEPQGGKLPPELSGCEQTYQIGMWLSDVNRPHGYACYGSSRKFVPMSRFNCIPAGVDWKARLSGENPIQSAIYCDFEAAFFEACTGIASYDSTDYLEACFKASTPLLERTLWMMADEVGSPGFAHLLAVDGLSRLALAELGRSLARHCLPTNGDGVLAGWQLARIREYAEEAEGHAVTLTKLTELCGVSPSHLRRLFKATTGTTITRYVEDIRLRRARTLLIETQLPLKQIAYKLGFSGPSAFSAAFKRATGVAPHIYRKTASNV, from the coding sequence TTGACGGCATCGACATCCTGGAATGAGCGACGGCTCGCTACGACGACAATCGATGATGCTGTCGTCAGGCTGTGTGAGCCGCAGGGTGGCAAACTTCCGCCTGAACTCTCGGGATGTGAGCAGACTTATCAGATCGGAATGTGGCTGTCGGACGTCAACCGTCCGCATGGCTACGCTTGCTATGGCAGTTCTCGGAAATTTGTGCCGATGAGCCGGTTCAACTGCATTCCGGCCGGTGTAGATTGGAAGGCACGCTTAAGCGGAGAGAACCCGATCCAATCAGCAATCTATTGCGATTTCGAAGCCGCCTTTTTCGAAGCTTGCACGGGGATTGCAAGCTATGACAGCACCGACTACCTGGAAGCCTGTTTCAAGGCCAGCACGCCACTGCTCGAGCGTACATTGTGGATGATGGCCGACGAGGTCGGTAGTCCCGGCTTTGCTCACCTGCTTGCTGTCGATGGGCTGAGCCGCCTGGCGCTCGCCGAACTCGGACGTAGCTTGGCACGCCATTGTCTGCCGACCAATGGCGATGGTGTGCTGGCTGGTTGGCAACTCGCGCGAATCCGGGAATATGCCGAAGAAGCCGAGGGGCATGCGGTCACATTGACCAAACTCACCGAATTATGTGGTGTGAGCCCTTCACATCTCCGTCGGCTGTTCAAGGCGACTACAGGGACAACGATCACGCGCTATGTTGAGGACATCCGACTCCGTCGCGCGCGCACCTTGCTCATCGAGACGCAGTTGCCTCTGAAACAGATCGCCTACAAGCTCGGCTTTTCAGGGCCCAGCGCTTTTTCAGCCGCTTTTAAGCGCGCGACAGGCGTAGCGCCGCATATCTATCGCAAGACCGCTTCAAACGTTTAG
- a CDS encoding FAD-dependent oxidoreductase, with protein sequence MANLSHLFSPGQIGPLALRNRIAVTAMGASLAEVDGQCGPRIIAYHEEQAKGGVGLVITGVAGVAWPVGANQTNQIAISDDRFLPGLTALTEAVHRHGAKIAAQIHHGGLVAMQDMLAGRPIWGPSLPPAPSGDFTASFLLEELAEAPFSRVRDIDVKVMTVDDIHHVVKQFADAADRARRAGFDGVEIHGGHGYLLSSFISPKTNVRTDAYGGSLENRARFLLEVISAVKARTGGAIALWCKLDSREVGVKNGLTIEDSVQIARLAEQAGAEAITVTAYHDAGQPKLHSGSHTPHEPGVNLPYAARIKAAVNIPVIASGRVEPEAGDRAIAKGTIDFVSMGRKLLADPYLPAKLAEGREHDVRPCIYCYTCISAIYLGQPMRCAVNPELGFEYQRPLQQHGGRRVVVIGGGPGGMETARRLDAMGHKVVLIEEGERLGGTLRFASLAYPANERLLDWLRHQIEMSAVKVRLRTHATLEVMHALAPDAIVVATGAVRGLTPIPGNHLPHVLSGDDLRGLMLGKGGEALKQKVGLATRIAAKVGAATRLTSNLAFVREATKTWIPLGQRIVIIGGELVGLELAEFLIERGREVAVVDEAPRFGAGLTIVRRMRLLAELAEHGVRLCPQASGIAIEEGLVHFVDKEGSQQVVPADHVVIAKGATGDAKLAETLSLAGFEVHVVGDCRGVGYIEKAMHDAAAAALAVSIAR encoded by the coding sequence ATGGCAAACCTGTCGCACCTATTTTCCCCCGGCCAGATCGGGCCGCTTGCTTTGCGCAACCGGATCGCTGTCACCGCCATGGGGGCGTCCCTTGCCGAAGTAGACGGGCAATGCGGTCCACGCATCATTGCCTATCACGAAGAACAAGCGAAGGGAGGCGTCGGCCTTGTCATCACTGGCGTTGCAGGGGTCGCGTGGCCGGTCGGCGCCAACCAAACCAATCAGATCGCCATTTCGGACGATCGCTTTCTTCCAGGGCTGACAGCTCTCACCGAAGCGGTGCACCGGCATGGTGCGAAAATCGCCGCGCAGATCCACCATGGCGGCCTTGTCGCGATGCAGGACATGCTGGCCGGCCGACCGATCTGGGGACCGTCATTGCCGCCTGCACCGAGTGGAGATTTCACCGCGAGTTTCTTGCTGGAGGAACTCGCCGAGGCGCCATTTAGCCGAGTGCGTGACATCGACGTCAAGGTGATGACGGTCGATGACATCCACCATGTGGTCAAGCAATTCGCAGATGCCGCCGATCGGGCACGGCGTGCCGGCTTCGACGGTGTCGAGATACATGGCGGCCACGGCTATTTGCTCTCCTCCTTCATTTCACCCAAGACCAATGTCCGGACCGATGCCTATGGCGGGTCGCTCGAAAATCGGGCGCGTTTCCTGCTCGAGGTCATTTCCGCGGTGAAGGCCCGCACAGGCGGTGCAATCGCGCTATGGTGCAAACTGGATTCCCGTGAAGTCGGGGTGAAGAATGGACTGACGATAGAGGATAGCGTGCAAATCGCGCGCTTGGCAGAGCAGGCTGGCGCTGAGGCCATCACCGTCACCGCTTATCATGATGCGGGGCAGCCCAAACTGCACTCAGGATCGCACACACCACACGAACCGGGCGTGAACCTCCCTTATGCCGCACGGATCAAGGCGGCCGTCAATATTCCGGTGATCGCCTCAGGTCGCGTTGAACCGGAAGCCGGCGACCGAGCGATCGCGAAGGGCACGATCGATTTCGTGTCGATGGGGCGCAAGCTGCTTGCCGATCCTTATCTGCCTGCCAAACTGGCCGAAGGACGGGAGCATGATGTGCGGCCATGCATCTATTGTTACACCTGCATCAGCGCGATTTATCTTGGCCAACCGATGCGCTGCGCGGTCAACCCGGAGCTCGGCTTTGAATATCAGCGGCCACTGCAGCAGCATGGCGGCAGACGGGTTGTTGTCATTGGCGGCGGCCCGGGTGGCATGGAAACGGCCCGGCGGCTCGATGCGATGGGGCACAAGGTCGTCCTGATCGAAGAGGGGGAGCGGCTCGGCGGCACGCTCCGCTTTGCTTCCCTCGCCTATCCAGCCAACGAGCGATTGCTTGACTGGCTGCGCCACCAGATCGAGATGTCGGCTGTCAAGGTGCGGCTGCGCACCCACGCGACGCTGGAGGTGATGCACGCGCTCGCACCTGATGCCATCGTTGTTGCGACCGGCGCGGTGCGCGGTCTGACACCGATCCCAGGCAATCACTTACCCCATGTGTTGAGCGGCGATGATCTGCGCGGACTCATGCTCGGGAAAGGGGGAGAGGCCCTCAAGCAGAAAGTGGGTCTGGCCACACGCATTGCGGCGAAAGTCGGTGCGGCGACCCGGCTAACCTCTAATCTGGCCTTCGTGCGCGAAGCGACGAAGACCTGGATACCGTTAGGGCAGCGCATCGTCATCATCGGAGGCGAGCTTGTCGGGCTCGAACTGGCCGAGTTCCTTATCGAGCGCGGTCGTGAAGTGGCGGTGGTTGATGAAGCACCACGTTTTGGTGCGGGCCTGACAATTGTGCGGCGTATGCGTCTTCTGGCCGAACTGGCAGAACATGGCGTTCGCCTATGCCCGCAAGCGAGCGGTATCGCCATCGAGGAAGGTCTGGTCCACTTCGTGGATAAAGAGGGATCGCAGCAGGTCGTACCAGCCGATCATGTTGTCATTGCCAAGGGAGCGACCGGCGATGCCAAATTGGCTGAGACATTGAGTTTAGCGGGCTTCGAGGTCCATGTGGTCGGCGATTGCCGCGGGGTCGGCTATATAGAGAAGGCAATGCATGATGCAGCAGCCGCCGCACTGGCTGTCTCTATTGCACGCTAA